The DNA region GATCTCGCATCGCCTTTATCAATCTGTCCGTCGGCTTTGTAAATGGTCGCGGTGATCTCTTTACGGCCTGGAGCCGTTGGGAGCAGAGTGCCGCTACGATCACTGCCGGAACACCTTCATGCTGCTGATAATTTTCCTCGTGCTGCTGCTGCTGCTCGTGCAAGTTCAATTGCCCGGCAAGTACCTCACCGACCAGGTCGGTGCGAAGGCGCAGATGGGGCCAAGGGATGATCTCCCCGAGCCAACCGTGGCGCTTTCCCGTTCGCGACGCGCGCTCAACAATCTACAGGAAACGCTGCCGGCATTCCTCACCCTGGCGGTGC from Devosia sp. RR2S18 includes:
- a CDS encoding MAPEG family protein, whose translation is MLLIIFLVLLLLLVQVQLPGKYLTDQVGAKAQMGPRDDLPEPTVALSRSRRALNNLQETLPAFLTLAVLSIVFDEQGWLSLAGGALYFLGRVAHIVCYMKGVSPWRSVSFLVASIGVLLVAIPLVPHIWR